Genomic window (Syngnathoides biaculeatus isolate LvHL_M chromosome 6, ASM1980259v1, whole genome shotgun sequence):
ttccgcgactttgcgcatggatgacgcactgtccgtttatatttatttttttcgtatggacattgaagtgaataatgttatatgtagttttaatttcaatatctattttagaatgttaatagggatgacacttgacctttaagtcacTTGTAAGGGATATCAACCTGCGACCAATGACGATTGTGAATGTGTTTCCCAGGCTGTTGTGCAAATGGGACATTTGCCCAGTTTCACATATTTTCGGTGCCCTCAGTAGAAGCATGTGGTGTTATCATGCGTGAATATCATCCAGGATGACACGTCCAAAATCGCCAAGGCCAGAAGGTATGCTGTGTAACCAGCAGTCAAAAGTGTGGACGAGATACCAAGAGGCATAAATACACCTGAACGCCTCTGGTCAATATAGCACTTCCAGAATGTGACTTAAAGCAAAGACACTCGTGTGCATGTTTATAGCGGATACAAGCACATGGAGGCCAAAGACATAACAGAAAAAGAACCCCGACGAACCTTCGCTGCATTTCAACGTTTATCTATGATTGAGTTTCATAACGCTGTTATTAATTTGTTATCAAAGAATGATGCTATGTAatccaaatacatattttacaggggaatatttcattcatccagTGTTCCCTTTATATATTTCAGCAGTGTACACTGAGTCACAAGCATTAAGAAATATCCTAAATAGTTTTGTTAGTAAAATCTTGATATGTCTGCTTATGATTAAGGTAGTTGtaatattctatttttaatgCATCACTAGTCTAGTTGATTTGGAGAGGAGCGTTGCTTTAAATAATCAGTTAAAGAGCAACTTGAAAAACTGCAGAGACCAAGGGCAGTAATTGAACTTGAAAATTTCAACAATCAAATATAAAACGGCATTATATAGGAATTATAAATTCACCCTCCTTCAGAAACCCAAACTGATGCTCATGGCTTCATATCAAGATTGATTAGCGCCAACACAGGCACCAAACAGAGGCTCCGCCCTGCATAATTCGGACATTCGAGACAAATTTGgaacaaaatgttttacatgattgttaaaaatacaaacataaagGTCTGCAAGAATGAGATGACTTCTCACACAGGCGGCGGTGTGATGCGATCGGGGCAGGAAAGGCAGAAAAAGACGTGCTTCctacttgtcctttttaggCAAGAAGCTGAGGAGATACTCGCCCACGCCGAGGAAGTAGACCACCTGGGCAATGCCAAAGAGAGGGGCGATCACCAAGGCTCGACAGTAGGCCCCCTTCAGGAATGCGGATGGGCCCTCATTACGCAAGATTTTCCTAGAAAGTCCAAAACCACAAAGCATTACATTATTACACGTGCCCATGGATTGTGTCGTCCAGATACATAGAAGACATAAGCGGCGCCCGTGAAGAAACAACGAGGTCACCTGATGCAGTCGGTCACACCGCTGTACGTGTCCTCTGTGCTCCCTCGGTTCAAAGACTGAAGTCTTGTTTTAATCACTGCAGCGCACACAGTTTGGATGAGAAAATCAGGTCAGCTCACGTTGCATCAACAAAGCTGTCGGGCTCGCCACTCACCGTCGACCGGGTTGACCGCCACGGCAGCAGTGCTCCCCGCTAAGCAGCCCGATACGAAGGATACGTAGAACGGAGCGGGTCCTTCTTTCCCTCGCTTTCCAATGTTGTTCAGGTTCGCAAAAAGAGGGAAGTAGATGATGGAGAATGGAACATCCCTGGAAGACAGAAGATTATGTGGTATAATTTGCATTACTAAAAGTACAAAGGTTGTGCCGGCTTTGTTTTACCTGAGCAATGTGGCGCCAAGGCCCTTGTACAATCCAGCGATTCCCTTTTCCCTCAGTAATTGTCTGGTGAGCTGCATTGCAGTTGGCGACTTGGGTTCCACGGTGCCTGCTGGCACTGACTCTGGCATCAGCTTCCTCTGAGCCGCTAGGCGGCACAGAAAACATTTATTAGAAAATTATTGTCATGATGGAAAAGAAATCTGATcagaattcatccatccttccattttccaagccacttatcctgacaagggtcagggga
Coding sequences:
- the slc25a22a gene encoding mitochondrial glutamate carrier 1; protein product: MADKQISLPAKLINGGVAGLIGVTCVFPIDLAKTRLQNQQNGSRLYTSMSDCLIKTIRSEGYFGMYRGAAVNLTLVTPEKAIKLAANDFFRHHLSKDGKLTLLKEMLAGCGAGTCQVIVTTPMEMLKIQLQDAGRIAAQRKLMPESVPAGTVEPKSPTAMQLTRQLLREKGIAGLYKGLGATLLRDVPFSIIYFPLFANLNNIGKRGKEGPAPFYVSFVSGCLAGSTAAVAVNPVDVIKTRLQSLNRGSTEDTYSGVTDCIRKILRNEGPSAFLKGAYCRALVIAPLFGIAQVVYFLGVGEYLLSFLPKKDK